In the genome of Brachypodium distachyon strain Bd21 chromosome 3, Brachypodium_distachyon_v3.0, whole genome shotgun sequence, the window AAAATTTGGTTCAAGTGATGAAACCCATTTCTTAAAATTTCTAATCTGTATCTGAATGATCCATAAGCAGATGTTGTGGAGTTCTTACTGGACCTTATAGTACTCCTGATTCTGATATTGCTGGTACTAGTCTGTGCCAGGGGCTGATACCAATTATCTTCCAGACTAGGGTGGGAGTGGAATTGATTGGTTAAATATGCAAATCTTCTGCAGAGTGTCCCTTTCTTGTTGGATTTCTAGCTAAATAAGTCCATATTTAGTTCCGTGTGCGGTAATATCTTCTGCAGGTCTGTATGCCTGAGATTCGCAATTCTACGGGGTTCTTCCCAGTTCTAAGAACCATGGGTGGCTTGTGTCTATAATCTCTCCCCTTGATGCTTTCAGGAGACCGCAATACTTTGTGACCTTTAGGTTTATCTAAAAATGTGGATTGACCTATCAGTTCGTGACAAACTTGAAGCCCCTCTTTGAAGAGAACTTCAAGTCCCGCGctcatttttcttgttgttatattagtactccctccgtctcatattaagtgactttccgttacatgtatctagacgctttttagacatagatacatccatatttggacaaatttgagtcacttaatatgggacggagggagtacatgctaAATCTGGCAGGAGTAATGTGCCTTGCCCAGTGGTTGATCGGAAACTATTAAATTGCATCTTTTCCTATTTTGGTGGTCTTTTTCAATGCAGTGCGGTTGCTTGGTGTGGGAAGCTGAATGCAATTGCATGTGCATCGGAAACTTGTGCCCGCATTCCGAGGTCAGATATTCATCCATCTATTCTCTGAATTTTTACTTCCTCCCTCGCTTGTTCTCgcacaaaaaatatactttcAAGCAAAAGGATAATTTTGGGTGCAGAACTTCATGATTTATGTAACCGTTCACATAATTTTTAGTTGCCGTTTTGGGAAAATTTCTTTGCTGCAAAATAAGGCATTGTGTATTATTTTCAGCTCTAATTCAAGTCCACCATTCTGGATTCCTATACACATACTCAATCCAGAGAGACCGACAGAATGTTCTGTTTTCAATGTGAGAGCAGGTATGCATCTATTTATTTGTTACTAACTATTCCTGCATCATCGGTCATCCATCCTGTGCGTTTGTACAATCCACACATTGTTACTTGGGCAGTTTCTCTGCAACTGGACAATGGGGGACTTTAAAACTCAGTTTTCTTCACAGCAGTTTTATGTCTCccattatttttctttactgTAATTACACTGTCAATTGGACAGATTCTCCGCGTGATTTTGTTCAGTTCATTGAATGGTCTCCTCCGTCATGCCCTCGTTCACTTCTAGTGGCAAATTTTCATGGGAGGATTACTATATGGACACAGCCAACTAAGGTATGCAATTCCCTTGATCAAAGTCCACACCACCTAATAATTGGGgtttaattcaaattttcgGTTGTATACTCAGGATTTTCTGTATATCTTTCCTTATTTGAAGTTCATGTGTTTGATGCTGTTTTAATAATCTGACAATTGCTTCCTTATATGGTGAAGGGTCCTGTTAATCTTGTACGTGATTCCAGTTCCTGGCAGTGTGAACATGAATGGCGTCAAGATCTTTCTGTGGTTACTAAGTGGTTGTCTGGAATTTCTCCGGTATGTTGTTAAGTGTATACATATATTCTTCTTGCCTGATAATGTAGTGTTGGACTTATATCGAACCAAAATTTATCTACTCATGCTGTTCACGGACCTGATCTTCTGGTGCACCTGTAGAATTCTATACCTCTTCATATAACCATCCATTTATTTTATACCATACAAACCCACGTATTTCTTGATTATATTGTTTGATAAGGATACTACAATTGTAAAAAACTGCTCTGAGATTGTACTTGTAGTCACTCAGTATCAAATTAACTACAGTATTTGGTTAAGGTCCTGCTTGCTGATGTTACACCACAGTGTATGTTTGAGTCAGgattttctttatttgttaCAGTATAGATGGCTTCCTGCAAACTCCAGTAGTTCTTCAAACTTAAAAACCTTCGAGGAAAAATTCCTTACACAACACCCTCAGAGTTCAGGTTTGTGGGATGAATGTATTTCTGAACATACAATTTGCTGTTTATGCTACTCTGACATAACCTTGTTTACTGCAGCAGGATGGCCAAATATTCTATGTGTTTGTTCTGTATTTTCGTCTGGGTCTGTTCAGCTTCATTGGTCACAGTGGCCTTCTCAAAACTCAGCCCAACCTAGATGGTTTTCTACTAGCAAAGGGCTGCTTGGAGCAGGGCCCAGCGGTATAATGGCTGCTGATGCGATTATTACAAAGTCTGGAGCTCTGCATGTTGCTGGTGTTCCCCTTGTTAATCCATCTACAGTAGTGGTTTGGGAAGTGATGCCAGGTCTTGGCAATGGCATTCAGACAACTGCAAAGATAAATGCAACAagtcctcttcctccatctTTGAATCCCCCTTCCTGGGCTGGTTTTGCTCCATTAGCATCTTATCTCTTCTCTTTGCAAGATTACCTTGTTTCTGAGGGTGCACAAACAAGAAAACAGATAGACAATGAGATTACTGATGCTGCATCGATCCATTGTTGTCCGGTTTCCAACTTTTCAGCTTACGTCAGTCCTGAAGCTGCTGCCCAGTCAGCCACTACTACAACATGGGGATCTGGGGTCACTTCAGTTGCTTTTGATCCCACTCGGGGAGGAGGAGTAATTACAGTTGTAATAGTTGAAGGTGTGTATATAGCTCAACTTGGTAAATAAATCAGTATATGCAGGCATACAATTTACAATGTCTGTTCTAATTTGTTCTGTTACATGGCGAACCTCATTACGTGCTATTCCTGTGCTTTCTAAAAGGCTCCATGTCCTTATTATCATGTTTCTCCTTTGTGCATCTCCAAGAATCTAGTTCTATTAACGCAGTATTTGCCTCTCCCACTGTTTCCCCctcgaaaaaaataaatagatcaTCTAGTTCTAATGTTCTGTATCTCCAGAATAAGAAAAGAATGATGTTATTATTACTTACACATGTGACAGCCTGATAGGCTTTTAAACAGAATATTTCCTTCTAGCTGTTTGTTGATGCCTTGCCTATGTGACATTTGCCATGGCCGTAAAAACTCTTGATCCCTATAAATTCTTATTAGTGTCTTTTTTCTTCAGTACCAGCTGTTTCTATGATGCTATCTCAATTATTATTAGCAGAATTGATTGCTCTTAGCTAGCATTTTTTCCCTCTAAtgacaatctttttttttctaaaatattAATGACAATCTTTTAAATTATTACTTGCAGGGCAGTATATGTCTCCTTATGATCCCGACGAAGGACCTTCCATTACTGGATGGAGAGTCCAATGCTGGGAATCTTCGCTTGAACCTGTTGTTCTTCACCCAATATTTGGAAGCCCATCTAGCTTTGGTGGGCAGCCTCCTATGCAAACTGTTTGGTCCACTAGAGTTAACAAAAGCATTCCACCAACAGAGGACCTTAAAAATCCTCAAACATATGTTCCAATGCCAACAACTTCAGATGAGCGGAGCTCTTCTGAGTGCAGTGTTGACAGGGCAAATAGACTTAGTTTTGACCCTTACGATCTTCCGAATGATGTTAGACAACTGGCCCAAGTAGTTTATAGTGCTCATGGTGGTGAGGTTGCTGTTGCCTTCCTGCGTGGTGGAGTGCACATTTTCTCAGGTCCAAATTTTGATCAGGTTGACAGCTATCATGTCAATGTTGGCTCATCAATTGCTCCACCAGCCTTCTCCTCCAGCAGTTGTTGCCTTGCATCAGTATGGCACGACACATTCAAAGATCGAACCATACTGAAGATAATACGTGTGCTTCCTCCTGCAATTCTTAATGTTCAGACGAAGGTCAGCTCAGCTGTATGGGAACGGGCAATAGCAGATAGGTATGCCACCAAGTTAATACAAGCTGGTTGACATGATTTACTTTATCTCACAATTGCATTTTTGGCAGATTTTGGTGGAGTTTAATGGCTGGTGTGGATTGGTGGGATGCTGTTGGTTGCACACAGAGTGCTGCTGAAGATGGTATTGGTAAGTAACAAAGGTtgttttttgcagaaaagggATGCATATGTTTATAGTTTGTGCAATTCAATTTGTTTGAGTGTCCTTACAATTCGAAGGGAATTTGATCCTCTGCTGCACTTCACAATTTCGACAACTGGCATGTACGAGACTGCAAGTCTCTTTTATTTTATGGGGGCTCAATCAAATTCATTTCTGGATGCTTAGGCCTGAAAAAAGTTGTTTCTGATTTGGAGAAGTCAAGGGATAGTGATTGAATTACTTGATTACATGGATTTTTATATGAGCGGGCTATAGTGGGAGGAAATTCATGTTTTGTCATATGCAGAATACCCTATTCTCATCTGAAATGGGACAAATGGCTTGCGAGGAACATCTTGGTTCTGTGCACTGTGCATCCACCTTATCTTAGCTGTGCTTTTGCCTTATGTTCCTTGTCTAGTTTCCTTACCCATGCCAAAAAAATTATCCTACTGTGCCATGCAAATATACTGAGCAAATAAATTGTCTCTGTTTTAATAtattgtactactccctccgacccgaagtaagtgacgtgaatttgtataagaatctatacaaatccacgtcacttatttcgggacggagggagtacttcttcCCATAATTGGCAATGCATGCAAAATTTGTACTTTTCAAACAAGGAAATAACCTTGCTCTTTATTTCAGTTTCACTTAACAGCGTGATAGCTTTGCTGGATACGGACTTCCATTGTCTGCCAACTATGCAACAGAGGCAGCAGCACTGTCCTGTAAGTGGTGTTGTTGTGGTTTACTGTCCATAATTTTTATCATGGCCTTTTATTCATGATATATAGTCTGCTTGTTTACTATATAATATAATATCTGTCACATTGTATCATTAATTCTAGAGGTAGTGTATTCATTGATACCTTGATGGTTCTACCAGTTTTCCCCTTTCAATTACAATGGAGATGCATATGCGTACACACACCAGCATGTGCAAGCATATTCTACCAGTTAGTTGTATGAGGAATGCGATAGAGTAATGCTTGGTTCAATTTGATGAAGCTTCtttgtctttttttaatttttctttaCTTGCTTCTTTTATAGTACCAGTTGTCATGTTTAGTGGCACTACAAAACTGGTTTCTTGGCATATGGATTCCTCTTCTTTGGTACTTATGATTGGTTGATTTACTTAATGCAGAACCTCGATAGGATAAAGTGTCGGTTGTTGGAAGGAACTAATGCTCAAGATGTCAGAGCACTTGTGTTGGACATGCAAGCAAGATTGCTTCTTGATATGCTAGGCAAGGGAATAGAGTCTGCCCTGATAAATCCATCGACTCTGCTACCTGAACCCTGGCAAGCTTCTAGTGATATGCTGTCTAACATAGAGCCTGACAAAATGACGGTAGACCCAGCTCTACTTCCAAGCATCCAGGTCTACTTTACTTCCTGTGTTTTCCGGTTCATTATCATTGAAGCTTAAATTCAAGTATTCAACTTTGTACATTaattgccttttgtttttattaTGGATTTGGTATTAGCGGAGGATTGTTTCTTTGGAAACTTTTAGTTAAActtgtactacctccgtccagcAATATTAGGCATATCAGCTTTCCTTACTAAGCCTGTAACCAGAAATTACTCCATTCGTATATAATTTACAGGACACAAAATTGTTGTCATTGTATTCGTATTGAAAAGTACTTTCTtatagttatgattttgatcacattagtcataTATTAATGAAGTAATTAGTGGTTAAACGCTCGGTCAAAAAAGCTAATATGCCTACTGTTCTTGGACAGAAGTAGTATGTAAAGTTAAATTTATTTCATCATACACATTACTTTGCTAAGTTAAGTGACAATCCATCAACTGTCCCGACTAAATTGTCTTACATTCAGCATAAGCTGCATATGTGGAAGCTTTCATGTTGTTATTGTGTGGATGGACTTATCTTTTGGCACTGAAATGCAGGGTTATGTTGACGCTGTTCTAGATTTAGCATCACACTTCATCACACGCTTGCGACGTTATGCAAGCTTCTGCCGGACTTTAGCCAGTCATGCTGTAGGAGCATCTTCAGGTTCAGGCAGTTCTAGGAGTATGGTTACTAGTCCGACCAACAGTTCTCCATCACCGTCAAATAATCAAGGTTAATCTTAACCCTGCTATCTTACGAAAACTTAAACAATTTTGTAGCTTTTGCAAAACAGAAACACCTCCAAACCTTTGTTGCTAGTATATTTCCCATTTAGCGTTGCTGCTTAGCATGTAATACTCCATCTCCCACAACTTACAGGTACTCAGGGTGGAGTAGCATCTTCAACAGGGAGCTCACAAATGCAGGAGTGGGTCCAAGGTGCCATAGCTAAGATTAGCAACAGTGCTGACGTTTCTGCAAATGCAGCGCCAAATCCAGTTAGTGGAAGGTCATCATTTATGCCAATCAGCATCAACACAGGGACATTTCCTGGGACACCTGCTGTTAGACTTATTGGTGACTGCCATTTCCTTCATAGACtatgtcagctgttactattttgtttgcttttccgGAGAAGGCAATCACCAAGGTTACTCGCAAATGCACAAAAAAACCCTGATTCTGCCATGCAGAAAGTACAACACTTTATGAATGGTAAGATGGAGGATACTAGTTCTGCTGCTTCTGCAGTAAGATCTGGCCTAGGGGCTGCCAAAGTGGAAGATGGTCCAGCTACGCGTGGACAGTTGGTTCTTGGAGCAAAGGGTCTTGAAGAAAATCCAATGGGCAAATCTGTTAGAATTGGTTCT includes:
- the LOC100836267 gene encoding mediator of RNA polymerase II transcription subunit 16 isoform X1, with amino-acid sequence MTSSSPAPNPNPVPTPTPTPPPNPTPPSSANGAAASPPPKENQDGAAAGGGGAGGAGAGADAVAGAGTEAVDAAVGGGGGGGEAMEVDGGAGAGGGAGDVEVGAGGVAGRAQQASTPATVFRIRLKQTPASLRHKMRVPELCRNFSAVAWCGKLNAIACASETCARIPSSNSSPPFWIPIHILNPERPTECSVFNVRADSPRDFVQFIEWSPPSCPRSLLVANFHGRITIWTQPTKGPVNLVRDSSSWQCEHEWRQDLSVVTKWLSGISPYRWLPANSSSSSNLKTFEEKFLTQHPQSSAGWPNILCVCSVFSSGSVQLHWSQWPSQNSAQPRWFSTSKGLLGAGPSGIMAADAIITKSGALHVAGVPLVNPSTVVVWEVMPGLGNGIQTTAKINATSPLPPSLNPPSWAGFAPLASYLFSLQDYLVSEGAQTRKQIDNEITDAASIHCCPVSNFSAYVSPEAAAQSATTTTWGSGVTSVAFDPTRGGGVITVVIVEGQYMSPYDPDEGPSITGWRVQCWESSLEPVVLHPIFGSPSSFGGQPPMQTVWSTRVNKSIPPTEDLKNPQTYVPMPTTSDERSSSECSVDRANRLSFDPYDLPNDVRQLAQVVYSAHGGEVAVAFLRGGVHIFSGPNFDQVDSYHVNVGSSIAPPAFSSSSCCLASVWHDTFKDRTILKIIRVLPPAILNVQTKVSSAVWERAIADRFWWSLMAGVDWWDAVGCTQSAAEDGIVSLNSVIALLDTDFHCLPTMQQRQQHCPNLDRIKCRLLEGTNAQDVRALVLDMQARLLLDMLGKGIESALINPSTLLPEPWQASSDMLSNIEPDKMTVDPALLPSIQGYVDAVLDLASHFITRLRRYASFCRTLASHAVGASSGSGSSRSMVTSPTNSSPSPSNNQGTQGGVASSTGSSQMQEWVQGAIAKISNSADVSANAAPNPVSGRSSFMPISINTGTFPGTPAVRLIGDCHFLHRLCQLLLFCLLFRRRQSPRLLANAQKNPDSAMQKVQHFMNGKMEDTSSAASAVRSGLGAAKVEDGPATRGQLVLGAKGLEENPMGKSVRIGSGNAGQGYTSDEVKVLFLILVDLCRRTSGLQHPLPVSQVGSSNIIIRLHFIDGTYTVLPEVVEASLGPHMQLLQNMPRPRGADAAGLLLRELELQPPSEEWHRRNMFGGPWSEPDDLGPLDNMPQLKIGACINPHLSNMEEDGDSNEGIQSLWPKKRRLSERDAAFGLKTSVGLGAYLGVMGSRRDVITAVWKTGLDGEWYKCIRCLRQTCAFAQPGVPNPANERESWWISRWTHACPMCGGSWVKVV
- the LOC100836267 gene encoding mediator of RNA polymerase II transcription subunit 16 isoform X3 gives rise to the protein MTSSSPAPNPNPVPTPTPTPPPNPTPPSSANGAAASPPPKENQDGAAAGGGGAGGAGAGADAVAGAGTEAVDAAVGGGGGGGEAMEVDGGAGAGGGAGDVEVGAGGVAGRAQQASTPATVFRIRLKQTPASLRHKMRVPELCRNFSAVAWCGKLNAIACASETCARIPSSNSSPPFWIPIHILNPERPTECSVFNVRADSPRDFVQFIEWSPPSCPRSLLVANFHGRITIWTQPTKGPVNLVRDSSSWQCEHEWRQDLSVVTKWLSGISPYRWLPANSSSSSNLKTFEEKFLTQHPQSSAGWPNILCVCSVFSSGSVQLHWSQWPSQNSAQPRWFSTSKGLLGAGPSGIMAADAIITKSGALHVAGVPLVNPSTVVVWEVMPGLGNGIQTTAKINATSPLPPSLNPPSWAGFAPLASYLFSLQDYLVSEGAQTRKQIDNEITDAASIHCCPVSNFSAYVSPEAAAQSATTTTWGSGVTSVAFDPTRGGGVITVVIVEGQYMSPYDPDEGPSITGWRVQCWESSLEPVVLHPIFGSPSSFGGQPPMQTVWSTRVNKSIPPTEDLKNPQTYVPMPTTSDERSSSECSVDRANRLSFDPYDLPNDVRQLAQVVYSAHGGEVAVAFLRGGVHIFSGPNFDQVDSYHVNVGSSIAPPAFSSSSCCLASVWHDTFKDRTILKIIRVLPPAILNVQTKVSSAVWERAIADRFWWSLMAGVDWWDAVGCTQSAAEDGIVSLNSVIALLDTDFHCLPTMQQRQQHCPNLDRIKCRLLEGTNAQDVRALVLDMQARLLLDMLGKGIESALINPSTLLPEPWQASSDMLSNIEPDKMTVDPALLPSIQGYVDAVLDLASHFITRLRRYASFCRTLASHAVGASSGSGSSRSMVTSPTNSSPSPSNNQGTQGGVASSTGSSQMQEWVQGAIAKISNSADVSANAAPNPVSGRSSFMPISINTGTFPGTPAVRLIGDCHFLHRLCQLLLFCLLFRRRQSPRLLANAQKNPDSAMQKVQHFMNGKMEDTSSAASAVRSGLGAAKVEDGPATRGQLVLGAKGLEENPMGKSVRIGSGNAGQGYTSDEVKVLFLILVDLCRRTSGLQHPLPVSQVGSSNIIIRLHFIDGTYTVLPEVVEASLGPHMQNMPRPRGADAAGLLLRELELQPPSEEWHRRNMFGGPWSEPDDLGPLDNMPQLKIGACINPHLSNMEEDGDSNEGIQSLWPKKRRLSERDAAFGLKTSVGLGAYLGVMGSRRDVITAVWKTGLDGEWYKCIRCLRQTCAFAQPGVPNPANERESWWISRWTHACPMCGGSWVKVV
- the LOC100836267 gene encoding mediator of RNA polymerase II transcription subunit 16 isoform X2, producing the protein MTSSSPAPNPNPVPTPTPTPPPNPTPPSSANGAAASPPPKENQDGAAAGGGGAGGAGAGADAVAGAGTEAVDAAVGGGGGGGEAMEVDGGAGAGGGAGDVEVGAGGVAGRAQQASTPATVFRIRLKQTPASLRHKMRVPELCRNFSAVAWCGKLNAIACASETCARIPSSNSSPPFWIPIHILNPERPTECSVFNVRADSPRDFVQFIEWSPPSCPRSLLVANFHGRITIWTQPTKGPVNLVRDSSSWQCEHEWRQDLSVVTKWLSGISPYRWLPANSSSSSNLKTFEEKFLTQHPQSSGWPNILCVCSVFSSGSVQLHWSQWPSQNSAQPRWFSTSKGLLGAGPSGIMAADAIITKSGALHVAGVPLVNPSTVVVWEVMPGLGNGIQTTAKINATSPLPPSLNPPSWAGFAPLASYLFSLQDYLVSEGAQTRKQIDNEITDAASIHCCPVSNFSAYVSPEAAAQSATTTTWGSGVTSVAFDPTRGGGVITVVIVEGQYMSPYDPDEGPSITGWRVQCWESSLEPVVLHPIFGSPSSFGGQPPMQTVWSTRVNKSIPPTEDLKNPQTYVPMPTTSDERSSSECSVDRANRLSFDPYDLPNDVRQLAQVVYSAHGGEVAVAFLRGGVHIFSGPNFDQVDSYHVNVGSSIAPPAFSSSSCCLASVWHDTFKDRTILKIIRVLPPAILNVQTKVSSAVWERAIADRFWWSLMAGVDWWDAVGCTQSAAEDGIVSLNSVIALLDTDFHCLPTMQQRQQHCPNLDRIKCRLLEGTNAQDVRALVLDMQARLLLDMLGKGIESALINPSTLLPEPWQASSDMLSNIEPDKMTVDPALLPSIQGYVDAVLDLASHFITRLRRYASFCRTLASHAVGASSGSGSSRSMVTSPTNSSPSPSNNQGTQGGVASSTGSSQMQEWVQGAIAKISNSADVSANAAPNPVSGRSSFMPISINTGTFPGTPAVRLIGDCHFLHRLCQLLLFCLLFRRRQSPRLLANAQKNPDSAMQKVQHFMNGKMEDTSSAASAVRSGLGAAKVEDGPATRGQLVLGAKGLEENPMGKSVRIGSGNAGQGYTSDEVKVLFLILVDLCRRTSGLQHPLPVSQVGSSNIIIRLHFIDGTYTVLPEVVEASLGPHMQLLQNMPRPRGADAAGLLLRELELQPPSEEWHRRNMFGGPWSEPDDLGPLDNMPQLKIGACINPHLSNMEEDGDSNEGIQSLWPKKRRLSERDAAFGLKTSVGLGAYLGVMGSRRDVITAVWKTGLDGEWYKCIRCLRQTCAFAQPGVPNPANERESWWISRWTHACPMCGGSWVKVV
- the LOC100836267 gene encoding mediator of RNA polymerase II transcription subunit 16 isoform X4, producing MGGLLYGHSQLRVLLILYVIPVPGSVNMNGVKIFLWLLSGCLEFLRWLPANSSSSSNLKTFEEKFLTQHPQSSAGWPNILCVCSVFSSGSVQLHWSQWPSQNSAQPRWFSTSKGLLGAGPSGIMAADAIITKSGALHVAGVPLVNPSTVVVWEVMPGLGNGIQTTAKINATSPLPPSLNPPSWAGFAPLASYLFSLQDYLVSEGAQTRKQIDNEITDAASIHCCPVSNFSAYVSPEAAAQSATTTTWGSGVTSVAFDPTRGGGVITVVIVEGQYMSPYDPDEGPSITGWRVQCWESSLEPVVLHPIFGSPSSFGGQPPMQTVWSTRVNKSIPPTEDLKNPQTYVPMPTTSDERSSSECSVDRANRLSFDPYDLPNDVRQLAQVVYSAHGGEVAVAFLRGGVHIFSGPNFDQVDSYHVNVGSSIAPPAFSSSSCCLASVWHDTFKDRTILKIIRVLPPAILNVQTKVSSAVWERAIADRFWWSLMAGVDWWDAVGCTQSAAEDGIVSLNSVIALLDTDFHCLPTMQQRQQHCPNLDRIKCRLLEGTNAQDVRALVLDMQARLLLDMLGKGIESALINPSTLLPEPWQASSDMLSNIEPDKMTVDPALLPSIQGYVDAVLDLASHFITRLRRYASFCRTLASHAVGASSGSGSSRSMVTSPTNSSPSPSNNQGTQGGVASSTGSSQMQEWVQGAIAKISNSADVSANAAPNPVSGRSSFMPISINTGTFPGTPAVRLIGDCHFLHRLCQLLLFCLLFRRRQSPRLLANAQKNPDSAMQKVQHFMNGKMEDTSSAASAVRSGLGAAKVEDGPATRGQLVLGAKGLEENPMGKSVRIGSGNAGQGYTSDEVKVLFLILVDLCRRTSGLQHPLPVSQVGSSNIIIRLHFIDGTYTVLPEVVEASLGPHMQLLQNMPRPRGADAAGLLLRELELQPPSEEWHRRNMFGGPWSEPDDLGPLDNMPQLKIGACINPHLSNMEEDGDSNEGIQSLWPKKRRLSERDAAFGLKTSVGLGAYLGVMGSRRDVITAVWKTGLDGEWYKCIRCLRQTCAFAQPGVPNPANERESWWISRWTHACPMCGGSWVKVV
- the LOC100836267 gene encoding mediator of RNA polymerase II transcription subunit 16 isoform X5, with the translated sequence MGGLLYGHSQLRVLLILYVIPVPGSVNMNGVKIFLWLLSGCLEFLRWLPANSSSSSNLKTFEEKFLTQHPQSSGWPNILCVCSVFSSGSVQLHWSQWPSQNSAQPRWFSTSKGLLGAGPSGIMAADAIITKSGALHVAGVPLVNPSTVVVWEVMPGLGNGIQTTAKINATSPLPPSLNPPSWAGFAPLASYLFSLQDYLVSEGAQTRKQIDNEITDAASIHCCPVSNFSAYVSPEAAAQSATTTTWGSGVTSVAFDPTRGGGVITVVIVEGQYMSPYDPDEGPSITGWRVQCWESSLEPVVLHPIFGSPSSFGGQPPMQTVWSTRVNKSIPPTEDLKNPQTYVPMPTTSDERSSSECSVDRANRLSFDPYDLPNDVRQLAQVVYSAHGGEVAVAFLRGGVHIFSGPNFDQVDSYHVNVGSSIAPPAFSSSSCCLASVWHDTFKDRTILKIIRVLPPAILNVQTKVSSAVWERAIADRFWWSLMAGVDWWDAVGCTQSAAEDGIVSLNSVIALLDTDFHCLPTMQQRQQHCPNLDRIKCRLLEGTNAQDVRALVLDMQARLLLDMLGKGIESALINPSTLLPEPWQASSDMLSNIEPDKMTVDPALLPSIQGYVDAVLDLASHFITRLRRYASFCRTLASHAVGASSGSGSSRSMVTSPTNSSPSPSNNQGTQGGVASSTGSSQMQEWVQGAIAKISNSADVSANAAPNPVSGRSSFMPISINTGTFPGTPAVRLIGDCHFLHRLCQLLLFCLLFRRRQSPRLLANAQKNPDSAMQKVQHFMNGKMEDTSSAASAVRSGLGAAKVEDGPATRGQLVLGAKGLEENPMGKSVRIGSGNAGQGYTSDEVKVLFLILVDLCRRTSGLQHPLPVSQVGSSNIIIRLHFIDGTYTVLPEVVEASLGPHMQLLQNMPRPRGADAAGLLLRELELQPPSEEWHRRNMFGGPWSEPDDLGPLDNMPQLKIGACINPHLSNMEEDGDSNEGIQSLWPKKRRLSERDAAFGLKTSVGLGAYLGVMGSRRDVITAVWKTGLDGEWYKCIRCLRQTCAFAQPGVPNPANERESWWISRWTHACPMCGGSWVKVV